The Primulina huaijiensis isolate GDHJ02 chromosome 17, ASM1229523v2, whole genome shotgun sequence genome window below encodes:
- the LOC140963088 gene encoding pathogenesis-related homeodomain protein, translating into MSLSADCGLLMPENSELDSKRTVTESVVFKDANLISMEKISDKERIVGPNTRDIAQIFSAEPSGQLWEVKISSTFEDLEEPFQNFPVDVNCSDGSTGHASVNPNSGKLEPIQVDAVNEFGRMEAEYKGIELQQRKRKAKQTSAVTSSWALHPQSPEKPMVFEAESVISEGNASGEKKRRGRKKKEVERGSVNEFLKTKIHLRYLLHRIKYEQSLIDAYSAEGWKGQSLEKLKPEKELQNAKSHILRYKLKIRELFQHIDQSLAAGKLPESLFDSKGEIYSEDIFCAKCGSKDLQVDNDIILCDGACQRGFHQFCLEPPLLKEQIPPGDEGWLCPGCDCKLDCIHLLKDFQESKVSILDNWEKIFPEAVVASGKKLDDNHGSSQDDSQDNDSDPDKPDKLAKVTGDESSSNECPYLPASDYLLAPPDNEKFLALPSDDSEDDDFDPAAPDKDELVKLDTSSSDFSSDFEDLVGLIDDADVPGVNTGHSLSPPGYGSPSSGCDRKISKVGGMMRESQKDYLSYLLGNSDEPSSSKRHVERLDYKKLHDETYGNYSDSSDEDFEDTMGSKRRNTNRQKTVVVSPYKTSVAKTQRDMKDENQEEIQHRPEITHKRLNETGIQNSSAIVDSAGPKTKRSTYKILGEAQTQRLFESFQENQYPERAVKEKLAKELGLSIQQVGKWFDNTRWRFNHRPQTLSCGVESAPINSTSVPGNEPELEKATVTNNNSSNAFVAQNPHCSSQSEKFSS; encoded by the exons ATGTCCCTGAGCGCTGATTGTGGACTACTGATGCCTGAAAATAGTGAATTGGATTCGAAGAGAACTGTCACTGAGTCGGTGGTGTTTAAAGATGCCAACTTAATTTCAATGGAAAAAATCTCTGACAAGGAAAGAATAGTAGGACCAAATACCAGAGATATAGCCCAGATTTTTAGTGCGGAACCAAGTGGCCAGCTATGGGAAGTGAAGATTTCTTCTACTTTTGAAGACTTAGAAGAACCATTCCAGAATTTTCCCGTAGACGTCAACTGTTCAGATGGATCAACTGGCCATGCATCTGTAAACCCCAATTCAGGAAAATTGGAACCAATTCAGGTGGATGCGGTTAATGAATTTGGTCGTATGGAAGCTGAATATAAAGGCATTGAATTACAACAGAGAAAGAGAAAAGCTAAACAAACAAGTGCAGTAACCAGTTCATGGGCATTGCATCCACAATCACCGGAGAAACCCATGGTTTTTGAGGCTGAGAGTGTGATATCAGAAGGTAATGCTAGTGGAGAAAAGAAAAGGAGGGGAAGAAAAAAGAAGGAGGTGGAGAGAGGTTCTGtgaatgaatttttaaaaactaagaTCCATCTAAGATATTTATTGCACCGGATAAAATATGAACAAAGCTTAATTGACGCATATTCTGCTGAAGGCTGGAAAGGACAAAG CCTGGAAAAGTTAAAGCCAGAGAAGGAGCTCCAAAATGCAAAATCTCATATTTTACGTTACAAATTGAAGATAAGAGAATTGTTTCAGCATATCGATCAGTCACTTGCTGCGGGAAAGCTTCCAGAATCCCTGTTTGACTCTAAAGGAGAGATCTACAGTGAAGAT ATATTCTGTGCAAAATGTGGCTCTAAGGACTTGCAAGTTGATAACGATATTATTCTGTGTGATGGTGCCTGTCAAAGAGGATTTCACCAGTTTTGCTTGGAACCACCTCTGTTAAAAGAACAGA TTCCTCCTGGCGATGAAGGTTGGCTTTGCCCTGGATGTGATTGTAAATTAGATTGCATTCACCTGCTTAAGGATTTTCAGGAGTCTAAAGTTTCTATCCTTGATAATTGGGAG aaaatatttcctgaggcCGTTGTTGCATCAGGAAAGAAACTGGATGATAATCACGGATCATCACAAGATGATTCCCAGGATAATGATTCTGACCCTGACAAACCAGATAAACTTGCAAAGGTTACAGGAGATGAATCAAGTTCCAACGAATGTCCTTATTTGCCTGCATCTGATTATTTGTTGGCTCCCCCTGATAATGAAAAATTTCTTGCACTTCCTTCTGACGATTCAGAAGATGATGATTTTGATCCTGCTGCTCCTGATAAAGATGAGCTGGTGAAGCTTGATACTTCAAGTTCTGATTTTTCGTCCGACTTCGAGGATCTTGTTGGTCTAATTGATGATGCCGATGTGCCTGGTGTAAATACAGGGCATAGTTTGTCACCACCAGGTTATGGTTCCCCCAGCTCGGGTTGTGACAGAAAAATATCTAAAGTGGGTGGGATGATGAGAGAATCTCAGAAAGATTACCTGTCTTACCTTTTGGGAAATAGTGATGAACCTTCCTCTAGTAAAAGACATGTGGAACGGTTGGACTACAAGAAACTGCACGAT GAAACATATGGGAACTATTCTGATTCAAGTGACGAAGATTTTGAAGATACTATGGGTAGTAAGAGAAGAAATACGAATCGTCAAAAAACTGTGGTTGTGTCTCCTTATAAAACTTCAGTTGCAAAAACTCAGAGGGACATGAAGGAtgaaaaccaagaagaaatccAGCATAGACCTGAAATAACCCACAAAAGGCTTAACGAAACGGGCATACAGAATTCATCGGCAATTGTTGACTCTGCTGGTCCGAAAACTAAAAGATCAACGTACAAAATTCTTGGGGAAGCTCAAACACAG AGACTCTTTGAATCTTTCCAAGAAAATCAATACCCTGAAAGAGCTGTAAAGGAAAAATTGGCAAAAGAATTAGGGCTCTCAATCCAGCAG GTTGGTAAATGGTTTGATAACACACGTTGGAGATTTAACCATAGACCACAAACTTTATCATGTGGTGTTGAGAGTGCTCCCATAAATAGCACCTCGGTTCCAGGTAACGAGCCTGAACTTGAGAAAGCTACCGTAACAAATAATAACTCATCCAATGCATTCGTTGCGCAAAATCCACATTGCTCAAGCCAGAGtgaaaaattcagtagctgA